Part of the Benincasa hispida cultivar B227 chromosome 11, ASM972705v1, whole genome shotgun sequence genome, GTTGGTTTCCTTCTGTAAAGCAAAAGAGAAAAGGTATGGAACTTTTTTTAAATTGCTGTTTGCTTGATTACCAAGAAAACGAACACAGTAGCCGAGAAATTGAGCAAAGTAGCAGTTTCTTACTTGATTCCATATGCAAGGAATTTAGGGAGATTAGATAACGATGCATTTTGAAGACGAAAAAACTGATCACGAGAATCAATCTGACAAATTGAACTCTGACAATGGCCGGACTTCTCGATAGTGTGGCCGGAAATCTGCTCGGAAGGATAACTGAAGCCGCCGGCCGACTAGAGTTTCGTGATATCCGAAGCGAACTAAGAAACCTCGAAATGACAGTGTCGGATCTCAAGGCCGGAATCAGAGACGCGGAGGAGAAGCAGGATATCCATGATGAACTCAATGATCTGCTTAAACAACTCAAAGATACGTTTTCAATGGCCGACAGTCTAATTGAGGAATTGGAATGCGAATATTTGAAGTGGAGAGTGCAGAACCGAAAGAACGGCGTTAAGGGATGCCAGTTCTCTTCTTGTTTCTCGTCCAATGTCTTCGTTTCTCCAACTAAAACCGCCGATGACATCAACCAAATGACAAAGAAGTTAGATATGATTGAGGAAGCCATGTCTAAATTCTCTCTGgttaaagatgaaaatgaatataTCAAACGTTTGAAGGGTGAAATGACTCTGCGGACCTCTATTACTGGTTCGCAAGCTTTCGCTAGGCTTCTGCGCTTGAGAAAAGAGGCGATTCTCTCTGATAATGTGGACTCCATTATTGGTAGAGGTAAAGCAAAACAGAGTATCATTGATGAACTTGTGAAGGATGAAGAtgataaaagaaaatgtccGCATATTCTTTCAATCCATGGAGAAGGAGGGATGGGAAAGACGGCTCTGGCCAAGTTAGTCTACAATGCACACCAAGTGTTTGATCATTTTGACAAGAGAATATGGGTATGTGTTTCTGAAGATTTTGATGTTGAGAGAATCAGAAGGGAGGTCCTCAGTTCTGCAACTGGAGAAAATGTTACTGATGCCTTAACCGACCCTCATTTACTAATCCGGCTCCAACGGAAATTTGTTGACAAAAGATTCTTGCTTGTTTTGGATGATTTTGGGGTTTTGGATGCTGAAAGAGTATTAGAACTGGAAAAAATCGTGAAGATGGGCGCTCCTGGCAGCAAGATCATGATAACCACTCGTAGCCAGAAAACTCTAAATGATGCTACAACATACAAGATTGAAAAACTCGACGAGGAGAAATCCATGGATTTATTTAAACATACATGTGAAAGCAAAAGGCTTACTGAAAAGGTGGAGGAATACAAAGAACTTGTGCCAAAATGTGGAGGAGCTCCTTTGGCAATCAAATGTTTGGCGGGACTGCTTTCTTCGAAAGCGGGTGATGGTGTTGAGTGGCTGAATGTCAAGAACTCGAGTGAGAAATGGAAACCAGAAGAGGTGAACGAGGGCAGTTGTGTTTTACGTGCACTGAGAATGAGTTATGATCTAATGCCATCTTATCTGAAACCATGTTTTCTTTGCTTTTCATTGTTGCCAAAAGATAATGTCTTCTACTCATTTGAGCTAATTCAGTTATGGATGGCGCAAGGAATCCTTCATTCAGATAGCAAGGATCCTGAGGCTGTTGGGGAGCAATACTTCAACGAACTGTGGCTTCGTGGTTTACTTGAAGATGTTGAGGAGCACACTCTTGGATATTGGTTCAAAATTCATAACCTTGTCCATGATCTTGCAGTCGAACAGGCCAAGGAACAAAAGAACCTCGAAAATTTGCATCAGCTTTCATTTGTCGGTTGCAACAACAAGGATTTTCGGCCGTCACCAAGCTATGATATTCGCTATCTTTCCATTCCAGTCGGAGGTGTGGAGCCAGAGATCAATGGAGTCCCTCTTTTCAAATGCATCACCAAGTTCAGGCAGCTAAGGTTTTTGTACTTGTGCAACACTTCTCTGGAAGAAATTCCAACCTCCATTAACATGCTGAGACATTTAAGGTATTTAGATTTACGAGGGAATCAACGACTCAAGAGGTTACCAGAATCAATCTGCAAGCTACAAAGCCTGCAGACCTTGATTCTTGCATTCTGCTCAGAGCTTGAAGAGCTTCCCAAAAACATAAAGAACATGATCAGCCTAAGATTCTTATGGATACAAACAAAGCAAGCCAACTTGGGAAAAGACGGCATAGGAAGCTTAACATCGCTTCGTTTTCTCGCCATCGGAGGGAGCGAAAACTTAACTCACTTGTTTGAAGACATCTACAAACTCAACGCCCTTCAAACACTGATCATTTACGATTGCAAATCACTGCTAACACTGCCAAAAGGCTTGGAAAGCTTGAGTTCTTTATGTAATATGGCAATATGGGGGTGTGAACGGCTGAGATTGACATTCTCATTAGAATCGCTTTGTCCTAGGAAACTGATACTCAGAGGACTTACAGCAGTGGGGACATTACCGAAGTGGATGCACCATTTAGATGAAAATTTAGAAGTGcttgaaattggagagtttccCATGCTAAAAGAATTACCTATCTGGTATGGCAATTATTGGAAACTTCGAATTCTTGGAATCTCCAACTGCCCTAGGTTGGAGCCTAGTATGCATACAAATTTTGGTTCTTATTGTGATCGATTGGAGGAGTTGAGGATCACATTTTGTGGGTCTTTGAGCACACAAAGCATGGAGGAAAGCAATCATGTAGATCTGCGTATCTCTCACATCCCTACCATTTATGTGGACTCCAAAAAGATTAAGCCACGAGTAGCATCAACTGAGAAACATGAGGCAGCAGGTGGAGCTGGAAAAATTGAAGAAGCTGAGCATGGAGTGCATAAAGATGACCATGAGAGTGAATCAAAACATGATAATATTAACATTCATGGATCAATTGGAGTCCGACAAGATAACAGAGCTCCCTTGGATGTTCTTACTGGGGCCAAAGAAATTGGACGAGGAGAACTTGACCGAGCTACGAACGATAATCATCTTGAAGCTGACAATGAAAGTAATGTTGGGACTGGACAACCTTCAAAAGCAGAACATGATGAACAAATTGTTGATGCAAAACAGGATGATGCCAATGACAATAAAAGTGATGTTGGTGTTGGACAAACTATGGGATTAAAACTTGATGGAATCACTGATGAGAGTCATGTTGGGGCTAAACAA contains:
- the LOC120092046 gene encoding putative disease resistance protein RGA1 yields the protein MAGLLDSVAGNLLGRITEAAGRLEFRDIRSELRNLEMTVSDLKAGIRDAEEKQDIHDELNDLLKQLKDTFSMADSLIEELECEYLKWRVQNRKNGVKGCQFSSCFSSNVFVSPTKTADDINQMTKKLDMIEEAMSKFSLVKDENEYIKRLKGEMTLRTSITGSQAFARLLRLRKEAILSDNVDSIIGRGKAKQSIIDELVKDEDDKRKCPHILSIHGEGGMGKTALAKLVYNAHQVFDHFDKRIWVCVSEDFDVERIRREVLSSATGENVTDALTDPHLLIRLQRKFVDKRFLLVLDDFGVLDAERVLELEKIVKMGAPGSKIMITTRSQKTLNDATTYKIEKLDEEKSMDLFKHTCESKRLTEKVEEYKELVPKCGGAPLAIKCLAGLLSSKAGDGVEWLNVKNSSEKWKPEEVNEGSCVLRALRMSYDLMPSYLKPCFLCFSLLPKDNVFYSFELIQLWMAQGILHSDSKDPEAVGEQYFNELWLRGLLEDVEEHTLGYWFKIHNLVHDLAVEQAKEQKNLENLHQLSFVGCNNKDFRPSPSYDIRYLSIPVGGVEPEINGVPLFKCITKFRQLRFLYLCNTSLEEIPTSINMLRHLRYLDLRGNQRLKRLPESICKLQSLQTLILAFCSELEELPKNIKNMISLRFLWIQTKQANLGKDGIGSLTSLRFLAIGGSENLTHLFEDIYKLNALQTLIIYDCKSLLTLPKGLESLSSLCNMAIWGCERLRLTFSLESLCPRKLILRGLTAVGTLPKWMHHLDENLEVLEIGEFPMLKELPIWYGNYWKLRILGISNCPRLEPSMHTNFGSYCDRLEELRITFCGSLSTQSMEESNHVDLRISHIPTIYVDSKKIKPRVASTEKHEAAGGAGKIEEAEHGVHKDDHESESKHDNINIHGSIGVRQDNRAPLDVLTGAKEIGRGELDRATNDNHLEADNESNVGTGQPSKAEHDEQIVDAKQDDANDNKSDVGVGQTMGLKLDGITDESHVGAKQITKAKKDGATGESHVDFVQIGGAKHNNIDIHGLRAAKESHAGARQTGRGKHDRATNDNHHQADNESHVGTGQPLKPDHDEQTVGTKQDDANDKNSYVGVGQTMGLKVDGITDESHVGAKQTIEAKKDGAADDNQVGIGQIGAEYVGEANKKHVEVGKIGAKLGGANENGHDKVCLGDDDHAGADQGMIITYEGF